From Campylobacter showae:
TCGCTTTAGGCGTCATCGGTGCGGCGGGATACTATATAAACGGCGCTTTGAAAGAAAAAGAGTTTAAAGCCGCAAACGCCGCATATGCAAAACTGATACTTAATCCAAAAGACGAGCAGGCAAAAGCCGAACTAAAACAAAAAGACGCCTCGCTTTACGCGCTTTACGAGTTTAAAAGAGCGGTTGATAACAACGACACAAACGCGCTAAAGTCGCTAGCAAACGAGCAAATAGATCCGCTTTTAAAAGATATCGTAAAATCCCAGATAAACGAGCCTAGCGGTCAAATTTTGACTTCATACAAGGCCGTTGTTAGAGGGTATGAGCTAATGAAAGAAAATAAAATCGACGAAGCAAAAAACGAATTTAAAAAGGTTCCTTTAAATTCTCAGCTTCAATCCATCGTCAAAAATTTAGAACACTATCAAGGAAATGCAAAATGAGAAAATTTCAAGCTATTTTAGCGGCTGCACTCTGCGTCACGGTACTCGGCGGATGCAGTACAAAAAGGCAGTATTTCGAGCCGACCGACGTGCAAAATGAAAAAATTTCAGAAAACAGGCTACCGGCTAGCATCGCAACGGCGAGCATAAACGGAGCGGTACTAAAAAACGGTATGGCGATAACTAAAAACGGTTTACTAGCGCCTGAAACAAAGCTGACAAAAGGTGCTACTTTGTTAAATTACGGCGACGATAAAATTATAAGCTCTGATTTGGACGGAAATTTGATCGTTGCAAACAGCTCAAACGAAATTTTATTTCAAAGAAGCTTCAATGAAGCAATCGTTTCAGCCGCTCTAGAAGATAATAAACTAGCCCTTTTAAGCGCGGGCAATGTCATATATCTCATCGACATTGCAACAAACGATACTTTGCTAGAGTTTGAAAGCTCAAACGTCTATGCCCAGGACTCTCGCGTCGCTGCGCCGTTATTTATGAGCTCGCTCGTTATATTTCCTACGCTTGACGGAAAGATCATGATCGCGGATAAAAACCAAGGCCGAATTTTACGTGACGTGGTTGTGAGTAGTGAGCAGTTTTTTAACAACATCATCTCGCTCAACGTCGTAAACGACACGATGATAGCTGCCACCGGCAAACGTATCGTCTCGATAAATCCCGAAAAAACGGTTTATTATAACGGCGAGATCAAAGACATCGTCATAAACGGCGAATATATATATATCTTGCTAAAAGACGGCAAAATCGTACTTAGCGACCTAAATTTGAAACAAATCAAAGACGCATATTTTAAATTCGCCATCTTTTCAAGCGCCACCGTCTATAACGGCTCGCTTTATATAATGGAAAAAACGGGCTATCTCATCAAGACTGATCTAGCGCTCGACAACGCCAAAATTTACGAGCTTTCAGACGAGGTCGAGAGCCAAATTTTCGCCGGCGCGAAAGAATTTTACTACGACGATTACAGTTTAGAGCTTAAATGACGAAACAAGAAATTTATCAAGTTCTGGAAGCCAAAAAGATTATCTTAAAAAATCTTAGCTGGGTCGAGCTTGATAAATTTACTAAAAAAAAGACCCTTGTCGCGCTCACGGGCGTTGATATGAAGGGCTTTTATACGCTTTTGTTTTTTCGCAGCGCAAAGGCTAGATTTTTAAGCAAAGAGTTTGAAACTATCAACGAAATAGCCGGCAAAATCGCCGAGCAAACAGGCGTAAATTTTAAGAAAAAAGCTATTTTTTATAGCTCTGATATCTGCTCAAAAACTGCAAATTTAATGAAAGAAAACGGCTACAAACATGACTCTATGTGACGTAGGCAATACTAACGCCACCTTTTTTGAAAACGGTAAAATCACCAAAATCAGGATTGAAAATTTTAAATATTTTAGAAGCGATGAGAAGATTTATTTTATCAGCGTAAACGACGAAGTAACCAAAAGGTTGCAAAATTCGCCCAGATTCGTAAATTTGGAGCCCTATTTTGAACTAGATACTATCTATAAAGGCCTTGGTATCGACCGTGCGGCTAGCTGTTATGCCGTAAAAAACGGTCTTATTGTCGATGCAGGTAGCGCCGTAACCATAGACGTTATGATGGACTCTATGCACCTTGGCGGCGCGATAGTGCCTGGCATTTCGCACATCCTAAAAGCTTGCGAAGCAATTTCGCCTAGGCTAAAAATCTCGCTAAATTCGCAGATCGACCTCGACGCGCTCCCGCAAAAAACAACCGACGCGGTAAGCTACGGAGTCATAAAGCCAATCCTGCTTCTAATCGAAAATATGGCAAACGGCTCGAAAATCTACTTCACGGGCGGCGACGGCGAGTTTTTATCGCGCTTTTTTACCACGAGTATCTACGACCGCATGCTCGTATTTCGCGGGATGCAAAAACTAATCGAACAAAAAAAGGACATTTTATGCTAACGGTTGCTTTGCCAAAAGGCCGCATCGCCGACGAAACTCTTGCTATTTTTAGGAAAATTTTTCAAAGCTCGTTTGAGTTTGAGGACAGAAAACTGCTGATGAGCGAGGGCGATTTTAAATTTCTAATGGTTCGCAACCAAGACATCCCGACCTACGTCGTAAACGGCGCTGCAGATATCGGCGTGGTGGGCCTTGACGTACTTGAAGAGCACCGTCCAGACGTCGTGCGCCTACTTGATCTAAAGATCGGTAAATGCCGCGTTTGTGTGGGTATCAAGGATGGCGAGGAGCTAAATTTAAACGCTCCAGAGCTAAAGATCGCCACTAAAATGCCGCACATTTCGCGCAACTATTTTGCCGCAAAAGCCACCGCGCTAAAGATCATCAAGCTCTACGGCTCGATCGAGCTAGCGCCGCTGGTTGGACTAGCCGACGCTATCGTGGATGTCGTGGAAACGGGCACTACGATGAAGCAAAACGGACTCAGAGTCGCCGAGACCATCATGCACAGCTCCGCTCACCTAATCGCAAATAAAAATAGCTTTATCATCAAAAAAGACGAAATTTTATCGCTTTACGAAAAAATCAAAGCGCAAATTTAAGCTAAATTTGTAAGTCGAATTAACCTGCGTCTTTACGATGCAGGTCGCTAAATTTAGCTTTTTTATTTCTGCAAAAATATCTTGAAATTTGATAGTTTATAATCACAATACTCGGCGATCAATCTTGATAAAATTTAAACCATACAAAGCTCGCAAGCCAAACTACAAAAACCAAATGTACTTATTTTTGGGCGCATGGACAAATCTTATCCTTGCGCGATATAATGCTTTTTCGTAATCAAACAGGAAGCGCCAAAACCCAATAAAAATTAAAGTCAAATTTGACGCCGATGTCGCAAAAACAAAAGTCTAAACCAAACTTAGTACAAACACAAGAAGGCAATTGATCCATAAATAATTACAAAAGTTAATGAAGCAGGCCCTAAAGCGTGTCAAGTGCATAAATTCGGCAATTATCTCAACGAGATTTCATTTTATAAAGCTTTAATTGGTAGTTTATTTACAAAAACCGGTCCGCTTTAAAATTTCCGCAAGAGACATTATTGTTTTTATTAAAAGTTAAAATGATATAAAAATCGGCGATAATTCATCAAAAAATCAAGGCTAATTTACAAGACGGCAAAAGATTAAAGCCTCCGACAAAATAGCGTCGCAGTTAAATTTTAATCCTCATAAAGGCTATCTCTAGGCTCGCCCAGATAAAAGCCCTGAAACTCGTCCACGCCAAGCTCTACGCATGCATCAAACACCTCTTTTGAGCGGACAAATTCGGCTATTACCGTGATGTCGAGCTTTTTAGCAAAGGCGATGATGGCGCCTGCTATAGCGCGAGAGTCCTCGCTCGTGTCGATATTTTTTATGATGGAGCCGTCGATTTTTATGTAATCGGGCTTTAGTTTTAGGATGTAAGAGAAGTTACTATAGCCAGAGCCAAAGTCGTCTATCGCTATCTTTACGCCCATCCTGCGCACGCGCTCGATAAATGTTCCTATACGCTCGATATTTTCGACGTTTTCATCCTCTAGTATTTCAAATATCACGCGTCCGGCAACTTTGTATTTATTTAATTTTTCGATGATAAACACGCTTACGTCGCCGTCGGTCATATCGCGCCCGGATAAATTTACAGAGATTACGGCGTCGGGCCTATCGGCGATTAGTTTAAAGCTTTTTTCGATCAACATTTTTTCGATATCTGTATAGCGTTTGATGCGCTTTGAAACCTCCAAAAAGACGCTTGGAGATATGATTTCGTTACTGTTTTGGATGTGGATTAGAGTTTCGTGCTTTACGATTTGCTTTTCTTTATTAAATATCGGTTGATAAAACGGCACGATCCTATCATTTATGATAGCGTTTCGTATCATATTTGAGCGAGTGATTTGCTCGGCGTATTGCGGCGTATCGTCGATGTTTTTAAAGTAGCAAAAATAGTCCTTTCCGCTTTGTTTAGCAAACTCAAGCGCCACCATCGCCTTTTTAAACGTA
This genomic window contains:
- a CDS encoding PQQ-binding-like beta-propeller repeat protein yields the protein MRKFQAILAAALCVTVLGGCSTKRQYFEPTDVQNEKISENRLPASIATASINGAVLKNGMAITKNGLLAPETKLTKGATLLNYGDDKIISSDLDGNLIVANSSNEILFQRSFNEAIVSAALEDNKLALLSAGNVIYLIDIATNDTLLEFESSNVYAQDSRVAAPLFMSSLVIFPTLDGKIMIADKNQGRILRDVVVSSEQFFNNIISLNVVNDTMIAATGKRIVSINPEKTVYYNGEIKDIVINGEYIYILLKDGKIVLSDLNLKQIKDAYFKFAIFSSATVYNGSLYIMEKTGYLIKTDLALDNAKIYELSDEVESQIFAGAKEFYYDDYSLELK
- a CDS encoding type III pantothenate kinase gives rise to the protein MTLCDVGNTNATFFENGKITKIRIENFKYFRSDEKIYFISVNDEVTKRLQNSPRFVNLEPYFELDTIYKGLGIDRAASCYAVKNGLIVDAGSAVTIDVMMDSMHLGGAIVPGISHILKACEAISPRLKISLNSQIDLDALPQKTTDAVSYGVIKPILLLIENMANGSKIYFTGGDGEFLSRFFTTSIYDRMLVFRGMQKLIEQKKDILC
- the hisG gene encoding ATP phosphoribosyltransferase, producing the protein MLTVALPKGRIADETLAIFRKIFQSSFEFEDRKLLMSEGDFKFLMVRNQDIPTYVVNGAADIGVVGLDVLEEHRPDVVRLLDLKIGKCRVCVGIKDGEELNLNAPELKIATKMPHISRNYFAAKATALKIIKLYGSIELAPLVGLADAIVDVVETGTTMKQNGLRVAETIMHSSAHLIANKNSFIIKKDEILSLYEKIKAQI